One region of Litorilinea aerophila genomic DNA includes:
- a CDS encoding zinc-binding dehydrogenase, producing MGIQTLESLPKTMAAVVCHGLEDYRLEEYPTPTPGPGEVLLRVESVGICASDLKCYMGAPLFWGTGDTPGYCQPPVIPGHEFVGRVVALGEGAGEKYGLSLGDVAVSEQIVPCWQCRFCQRGQYWMCPNGDVYGFRQRAFGAMAEYVRLPADAINYRVPETVPVAHAVFIEPLACSIHAVQRGEIELDHVVVIAGAGPLGLGMVAAARLKNPHLLVAIDLNDHRLEIARKCGADLVLNPRQVDVVEEVLKLTDGYGCDVYIEATGHPAAVTQGLAMIRRLGTFVEFSVMREPVTVDWTVIGDLKELNIHGSHLGPYCYPIAMEMLAKGLLPMEEILTHSLPLASFEQGIELVHAGTESIKVTLQP from the coding sequence ATGGGCATCCAAACCCTTGAATCACTCCCCAAGACGATGGCAGCGGTGGTCTGCCACGGGCTAGAAGATTACCGGCTGGAGGAATACCCAACGCCGACCCCAGGCCCTGGCGAGGTGTTGCTGCGGGTAGAATCGGTGGGGATCTGCGCCAGCGACCTGAAATGCTACATGGGCGCGCCCCTGTTCTGGGGCACCGGTGACACGCCCGGCTACTGCCAGCCACCGGTGATTCCCGGCCACGAATTCGTGGGCCGGGTGGTGGCCCTGGGCGAGGGCGCCGGCGAGAAGTACGGCCTCTCCCTGGGCGACGTGGCCGTCTCCGAGCAGATCGTGCCGTGCTGGCAGTGCCGCTTCTGCCAGCGGGGCCAATACTGGATGTGCCCCAATGGCGATGTGTACGGCTTCCGGCAGCGGGCCTTCGGCGCCATGGCCGAGTATGTGCGGCTCCCGGCCGACGCCATCAACTACCGGGTGCCGGAGACGGTCCCCGTCGCCCATGCCGTGTTCATCGAGCCGCTGGCATGCTCCATCCATGCGGTGCAGCGAGGGGAGATCGAACTGGACCACGTGGTGGTCATTGCCGGCGCCGGGCCGTTGGGCCTGGGCATGGTGGCCGCCGCCCGCCTGAAAAATCCCCACCTCCTGGTGGCCATCGACCTCAACGACCACCGCCTGGAGATCGCCCGCAAGTGTGGCGCCGACCTGGTGCTCAACCCGCGCCAGGTGGATGTGGTCGAAGAGGTGCTCAAGCTGACAGACGGCTACGGCTGTGACGTCTACATCGAGGCGACCGGCCACCCGGCTGCGGTCACCCAGGGGCTGGCCATGATCCGTCGCCTGGGCACCTTCGTGGAGTTCAGCGTGATGCGGGAACCGGTTACGGTGGACTGGACGGTGATCGGCGATCTCAAGGAGTTGAACATCCACGGCTCCCACCTGGGCCCCTATTGTTATCCCATCGCCATGGAGATGCTGGCCAAGGGGCTGCTGCCCATGGAGGAGATCCTGACCCACAGCCTGCCCCTGGCCAGCTTCGAACAGGGCATCGAGCTGGTGCACGCCGGCACCGAGTCCATCAAGGTCACCCTGCAGCCGTAG
- a CDS encoding ATP-binding response regulator has translation MASPLDAREPGPVALEETGEAQTLQAPELQAGDWSYLQDGTFGPMAAVIGVFGLAIIVFEQQLAALLHLSSPGVWLSVLGLCLMVTSVGSYLLGRYHLRAADWALVSGTAATTLMAAAWWPDRGFLFFLPGALALAIFRMGAWHALWLLTLLGAALESPWLSPRLFWRSGQAPVLVGALGLLWLIGWIDWHRRSELLHFFARAYQYAQDQLRTVREHRMVLNQTNDELLHAYGEIHRLNKLLQASRLEAEAARRSKEDFVANVSHELRTPLNMIIGFTEMIMNSPSTYGPNLPRALLSDIRVIYRNSQHLSQMINDVLDLARVEAGQLILSRNWVDVRTIVQEAAQAVQPLFISKGLFLRLELPTQELTAFCDRLRIRQILLNLLSNAGRYTDTGGVTVTLQSRENHLVCCVADTGPGIPPQDREHLFEPFHQPHNVDRAVAGSSGLGLSICKKLVELHGGKIWVEDREGPGAAIAFSLPLKLPDSGPPPAVGWLNPYRTAELRQHAPLPKLPGLRDRYVILEQEEMLRRHFAALLPEAEVIRVESLDQLQAQIAELHPTALVINDIDAMEDKRYSHRFQSLPERMPIVSCYVPGRKEAMEKLNVVEYLVKPIVRQELLAIIQDIVGPGSTILIVENELEMALLIRRQLENADRGYRIIQVGDGREALTCMRERRPDLILLDLALPDQDGYQVLREKNLDPTIQGIPVVVISARDPVGEPVMVGRLRVELVGGLSSRDIVRGVEAISQAFSSVHRSAHPASPTVSSD, from the coding sequence ATGGCAAGCCCGCTGGATGCACGGGAGCCGGGCCCTGTAGCGCTCGAAGAGACCGGGGAGGCCCAGACCCTCCAGGCCCCTGAGCTCCAGGCGGGCGACTGGTCCTATCTGCAAGATGGTACCTTTGGGCCGATGGCAGCTGTCATCGGGGTGTTTGGGCTGGCGATCATCGTTTTTGAGCAGCAACTGGCCGCCCTGTTGCATCTATCCAGCCCCGGCGTTTGGTTGTCGGTGTTGGGCCTCTGCCTCATGGTGACCAGCGTAGGCAGCTATCTGCTGGGGCGCTACCACCTGCGGGCTGCGGATTGGGCGTTGGTTTCGGGCACTGCGGCGACCACGTTGATGGCAGCCGCCTGGTGGCCCGATCGGGGTTTTCTCTTCTTCTTGCCCGGGGCATTAGCCCTGGCCATCTTCCGGATGGGCGCGTGGCATGCCCTGTGGCTCCTTACCCTTTTGGGGGCGGCCCTGGAATCTCCATGGCTGAGCCCCCGCCTCTTCTGGCGCAGTGGCCAGGCGCCTGTTCTGGTGGGGGCGTTGGGCCTGCTCTGGCTGATCGGCTGGATCGACTGGCATCGCCGGAGCGAACTGCTCCACTTTTTTGCCCGTGCGTACCAATATGCTCAGGACCAGCTGCGGACCGTGCGGGAACATCGCATGGTGTTGAACCAGACCAACGACGAACTGCTCCACGCCTATGGGGAGATCCATCGTCTGAACAAACTTCTGCAGGCCAGTCGGTTAGAAGCTGAGGCCGCGCGGCGCTCCAAGGAGGATTTTGTGGCCAACGTGAGCCATGAGCTCCGTACGCCCTTGAATATGATCATCGGCTTCACCGAAATGATCATGAACTCGCCATCGACCTACGGACCCAACCTGCCCCGTGCCCTGCTCTCCGACATCCGGGTGATCTATCGCAACAGCCAACACCTCTCCCAAATGATCAACGACGTGCTGGATCTGGCCCGGGTTGAGGCTGGCCAGTTGATCTTGAGTCGAAATTGGGTGGATGTGCGTACCATCGTACAGGAGGCTGCCCAGGCGGTGCAGCCCCTTTTCATCAGCAAAGGGTTGTTCCTCCGGCTTGAGCTGCCGACCCAAGAGCTGACCGCCTTTTGTGACCGGCTGCGGATCCGCCAAATCCTGCTGAATTTGTTGAGCAACGCAGGGCGGTACACCGACACAGGCGGCGTGACGGTCACCCTACAGAGCCGGGAGAACCATCTGGTCTGTTGTGTGGCCGACACCGGGCCGGGGATTCCTCCCCAAGATCGAGAGCATCTTTTCGAGCCCTTCCACCAGCCCCACAACGTGGACCGGGCCGTGGCCGGAAGCAGTGGCCTCGGGTTAAGTATTTGTAAAAAGCTGGTAGAATTACATGGCGGCAAAATCTGGGTTGAAGATCGGGAAGGACCTGGCGCGGCTATCGCCTTTTCCCTGCCCCTGAAATTGCCCGACTCCGGCCCCCCGCCGGCGGTAGGCTGGCTCAACCCCTATCGCACCGCCGAGCTCCGACAACATGCACCCCTGCCGAAGTTGCCTGGTCTCCGAGACCGTTACGTGATCCTGGAGCAGGAAGAGATGTTACGGCGTCACTTTGCTGCACTCCTGCCCGAAGCTGAGGTGATCCGGGTAGAAAGCCTGGATCAACTGCAGGCGCAGATCGCCGAACTCCATCCGACGGCCCTGGTGATCAACGACATCGACGCGATGGAAGACAAGCGCTACAGCCATCGCTTTCAAAGCCTGCCGGAAAGGATGCCCATCGTCAGCTGCTATGTGCCGGGCCGCAAGGAGGCCATGGAAAAGCTCAACGTGGTGGAGTATTTGGTCAAGCCCATCGTCCGCCAGGAGCTGTTGGCCATCATCCAAGATATTGTGGGACCGGGCAGCACCATCCTGATTGTGGAGAACGAGCTGGAGATGGCGCTCCTGATTCGGCGCCAGCTGGAAAACGCGGACCGGGGCTACCGCATCATCCAGGTGGGGGATGGCCGTGAAGCCCTGACGTGTATGCGGGAGCGGCGGCCTGATCTGATCTTGCTGGACCTGGCCCTGCCCGATCAGGATGGCTACCAGGTCCTGCGGGAGAAGAACCTGGATCCGACCATCCAGGGGATTCCCGTAGTGGTGATCTCGGCGCGCGATCCGGTGGGTGAGCCGGTGATGGTGGGGCGGCTGCGGGTCGAGCTGGTGGGCGGCCTTTCCAGCCGGGACATTGTCCGGGGGGTAGAAGCCATCAGCCAGGCGTTTTCGTCGGTCCACCGGTCAGCACATCCAGCGTCTCCAACAGTTTCGTCCGATTGA